Proteins encoded together in one Drosophila albomicans strain 15112-1751.03 chromosome 2R, ASM965048v2, whole genome shotgun sequence window:
- the LOC117576397 gene encoding probable ubiquitin carboxyl-terminal hydrolase FAF isoform X4 produces the protein MTFDTRRQGTGTGTGQATTTATAAQNSSTSITTSTAQGTGTGTGTVTATVTGTGTGTVTTTTTTTGGVTTANMSSSGGIDANNSNNSQEQSTDAPPTTTAAATTTTTTAGGCTVESAATAVSPEKLIASFPIAKLRSLTQKISNPRWVVPVLPEQELEVLLNAAIDLAKAGVDHDCEPCVEFYRNGLTTSFAKILTDEAVNSWKFNIHHCILVSCGKLLNLIAIHMQRDNPYLLDLLAIVFDPDNKFNTFNAGRQPECFAALECIWGVLDSNKMFAKPPPEPKNPRGWLVDLINRFGQLGGFDNLLERFNSGLELLKRNQNTNKTSAIVGGSSSTSTVKSITSNESGGGGSDGSGQDNRLTLALIHSLLRPFGQCYELLTPATIAKYFMPTWNVVLDLLDSFTDEELKREVKPEGRNDYINGIVKSARFLASRLTGQEELIRDLEMFRLKMILRLLQVSSFNGKMNALNEINKVLTSVAYYSHRSQPLPHCLPDDEMDWLTAERMAQWIKSSDVLGIVLKDSLHQPQYVEKLEKIIRFLIKEQALTLDDLDAVWRAQAGKHEAIVKNMHDLLAKLAWDFTPEQLDHLFEAFQASMTTANKRQRERLLELIRRLAEDDKNGVMAQKVLKLFWTLAHSQEVPPEVLDQALGAHVKILDYSCSQERDAQKTIWLDKCVGELKAGDSWVLPALRLIRDICCLYDTSPNHAPRTQTSINRQQVIERLQNDYSLVILVTNSLTAYMEKVRSLVNETPSLDAATILIDGRFPHQAQIAERLEFLKFLLKDGQLWLCADQAKQIWHCLAVNAVFAADREECFRWFGKLMGEEPDLDPGINKDFFENNILQLDPHLLTESGIKCFERFFKAVNSKEDKLKAIHRGYILDNEDLIGKDYLWRVITTGGEEIANKAIDLLKEVSTALGPRLQEHITEFHEIFIGECCARLRAHYSNIQILGKAMLEDADNQDTSNDESKDTKMRFIEAEKMCRIIKVLQEYIKECDRSFSGDRIHLPLSRVTRGKNTSLYIRFQTPGRPIDDIEIVTHSNETMAAFKRNLLKRIKGNSTSTNNIKVDLFYTNGELIEVSDEINPLYQYTIRDKMILTAKLTQVGIGLASSPDSSSDSSTGSPPRPCPDMQRVESESTLPGVIISQNYQYTEFFLKLHQLGSDLEHGRLRDSAKVLLHLLPCDRHTMRMLQLMCRVPKSTTGDGPKEEDALTSSGQSASDALNADDCTPEQMFLHPSPAQVLYNLSVLHGLLIPALDPLGESALQVQSAWMHSGCAHFVLELLTKNNFLPSADMHTKRASFQCVLRLAKLFLYIVGSVLSRVGDEPMICDYDNGARSQVDILKQNFSTTPNSAQGTLRAISAKLAEILATEMLSASHDGERCRALFSSTLQWSCPDISTIKAVVHLAWASSCGNLQALGSSNDFEDDAIIPDGQDFSVCKEALEVLTISFILNPSANEALSNDANWPKFITSIVLKNPLRHVRQVASEQLFLASTYCAGDRRPFVYMVNLLVSALKTLVPQYEATCAEFFSVLCRTLSYGCIYNWPLQIGEGLLSDEINWLRKIRENVKVTGDTQVHEELLEGHLCLAKELMFFLMADSKAQLNELIHELIDDFLFTASREYLHLRKHGSLRLDTVPPPVCRSPHTIAAACDLLIALCQHCVPNMKLLTNTLIDFVCTDTDPLREWDYLPPVGARPTKGFCGLKNAGATCYMNSVLQQLYMVPAVRVGILKAHGAATNDNEDFSGDSDMGSGGSLGPSFFAGPSTIPSLSSTSSTVASSDDGADVRKNYHVIILKHVQAIFAHLGHSALQFYVPRGLWTHFKLQGEPVNLREQQDAVEFFMSLFESLDEGLKALGYTQLMNATLGGSFSDQKICQECPHRYSKEEPFSVFSVDIRNHSSLTESLEQYVKGELLEGADAYHCDKCDKKVVTVKRLCVKKLPPVLAIQLKRFEYDYERVCAIKFNDYFEFPRILDMEPYTVSGLAKLEGEVVEVGDNCQTSVETTKYELTGIVVHSGQASGGHYFSYIVSKNPTNGKCQWYKFDDGEVTECKMHEDEEMKAQCFGGDYMGEIYDNNLKRMQYRRQKRWWNAYMLFYTRCDQNPTQFDASVEQLSLTESRNVVLPLPKPIERSVRHQNIRFLHSRSIFSVEFFNFIKKLVSCSIPSTRSDKITPAAEELSLLGVQLASQFLFHTGFRTKKTLRGPVIEWYDTLSHHIRSSSLVRKWFANHALLSPPSRLGEYILMAPSPEVRTVFVKLVVFFCHFAINDEPLVGYEGSNLCEQVLISVLRLLKSEAADYGKHLPHYFSLFSMYVGLGTREKQQLLKLNVPVQFMQVAMDDGPGPSIKYQYPEFSKLHQVVSHLVRCSDVSEKCENSNENARPLPNPFRDSNIAPDDLTPLSSECMDILFNRTGYIKKVIEDTNVGDEGLKLLQYCSWENPHFSRAVLTELLWQCGYAYCHDMRHHTDLLLNILLIEDSWQRHRIHNALNGVAEQREGLLETIQRAKTHYQKRAYQIIKCLTHLFHKSPIALQMLHTIPTISRHWSIAVEWLQDELERQRGIGCHYNSYSWSPPAQSNDNTNGYMLERSLSAKNTLSMAYELCPEVREKTTTDQEENNESDLESNDDNKQEQQQQTRAKQPPGTEATSNEQQQQQQQQQQTQPQTEQQPDNKTVNYTGLTTIPTIGGWPSPAPTSTPTSTPVPAVTSTSMDGNGIPRLSRQLFGAYTSTGGTTTANVAPASGSGSGGGSGSGANSETESSAQETGNGGESNINGLTNSLDHMKISMEKGSRNRINRGGKLPPAAELLMPPLQQLQSQQQQQQQTKSQQLQQQQPQSHQQKHQLQLQLQPKQQQQLQQKQQQQQLQQQQQQQQQQRGDISNSSTSRLI, from the exons ATGACATTCGATACACGCCGACAGGGCACAGGAACTGGAACTGGCCAAGCGAcgaccacagcaacagcagcccaaAACAGTAGCACCAGCATTACAACGAGCACAGCTCAAGGCACAggaacgggaacgggaacTGTTACGGCAACTGTCACAGGAACGGGAACAGGAACGgtcacaactacaacaacaacaacaggtggAGTCACAACAGCAAACATGTCGTCGAGCGGTGGCATTGATGctaacaatagcaacaacagtcaGGAGCAGTCAACGGAtgcaccaccaacaacaacagcagcagcaacaacaacaacaacaacagccggTGGTTGCACTGTGGAAAGCGCCGCAACTGCTGT GTCGCCAGAGAAGCTGATAGCGTCATTTCCCATTGCTAAGCTGCGCTCGCTAACACAAAAGATATCCAATCCACGATGGGTGGTGCCCGTGTTGCCCGAACAGGAGTTGGAGGTGCTGCTAAATGCCGCCATCGATTTGGCCAAGGCTG GTGTCGATCACGACTGCGAACCGTGTGTGGAGTTCTATCGAAATGGCCTAACAACGTCCTTTGCCAAGATCCTGACGGATGAGGCAGTCAACTCGTGGAAATTCAACATCCATCACTGCATTCTGGTGTCGTGTGGCAAGCTGTTGAACTTGATAGCGATACACATGCAACGTGATAATCCATACCTGCTCGATCTGCTCGCGATTGTGTTTGATCCGGACAATAAGTTCAACACATTCAATGCGGGACGTCAACCGGAATGCTTTGCGGCCCTCGAATGCATTTGGGGTGTGTTGGATAGCAACAAGATGTTTGCGAAACCGCCGCCAGAGCCAAAGAACCCTCGCGGTTGGCTTGTCGATCTCATTAATCGCTTTGGACAGTTGGGCGGATTTGATAATCTGCTCGAGCGTTTCAATAGCGGTCTGGAATTGTTGAAGCGCaatcaaaacacaaataaaacatCTGCCATCGTCGGTGGCTCTAGTTCCACATCAACAGTCAAAAGCATTACATCCAATGAAAGCGGCGGAGGAGGATCGGATGGTTCTGGACAGGACAATCGTTTAACGCTTGCGCTCATACACAGCCTATTGCGGCCCTTTGGACAATGCTATGAGCTGCTGACGCCTGCCACCATTGCCAAGTACTTTATGCCCACTTGGAATGTTGTGCTGGATTTGCTAGACAGTTTCACCGACGAGGAGCTGAAGCGTGAGGTGAAGCCGGAGGGTCGCAATGACTACATCAATGGCATTGTGAAGTCAGCGCGTTTTCTGGCCAGTCGTTTGACCGGTCAGGAAGAACTGATACGCGATCTGGAGATGTTTCGCCTTAAGATGATATTGCGATTGCTGCAGGTGTCTAGCTTTAATGGCAAGATGAATGCCCTTAACGAAATCAACAAGGTGCTGACATCGGTCGCTTACTACTCGCATCGCTCTCAGCCGCTGCCTCATTGCCTGCCCGACGACGAAATGGATTGGCTGACAGCAGAGCGCATGGCCCAATGGATTAAATCATCCGATGTGTTGGGCATTGTGCTCAAAGACTCGCTGCATCAGCCACAATATGTGGAAAAGTTGGAGAAGATCATACGCTTTCTGATCAAAGAGCAGGCACTAACGCTCGACGATTTAGATGCTGTGTGGCGTGCTCAGGCGGGCAAACACGAAGCGATTGTGAAGAATATGCACGATTTGCTGGCCAAGCTGGCTTGGGACTTTACACCCGAACAGCTGGATCATCTCTTCGAAGCATTTCAG gCAAGCATGACGACCGCTAACAAGCGTCAACGGGAGCGTCTGCTGGAGCTAATACGGCGCCTGGCCGAGGACGATAAGAACGGCGTGATGGCACAAAAGGTGCTGAAGCTGTTCTGGACCTTGGCGCATAGTCAAGAGGTGCCGCCAGAGGTGCTCGATCAAGCGCTTGGCGCGCACGTCAAGATTCTCGACTATAGCTGCTCGCAGGAACGTGATGCGCAGAAAACTATCTGGCTGGATAAGTGCGTCGGTGAACTTAAGGCTGGCGATTCGTGGGTGCTGCCCGCTTTGCGTCTGATTAGAGATATCTGTTGCTTGTATGATACGTCGCCCAATCATGCACCACGCACGCAGACCAGCATCAATCGACAGCAAGTGATTGAGCGTTTGCAGAACGACTATTCGCTGGTCATTTTGGTGACCAATAGTTTGACTGCGTATATGGAGAAGGTGCGTTCGTTGGTGAATGAGACGCCCAGTTTGGATGCAGCGACCATTTTGATAGATGGTCGTTTTCCACATCAAGCACAGATTGCCGAACGTCTGGAGTTTCTCAAGTTTCTGCTGAAGGACGGTCAGCTTTGGCTGTGTGCCGATCAG GCGAAGCAAATCTGGCATTGTCTGGCTGTGAACGCCGTTTTTGCGGCAGATCGCGAGGAATGTTTCCGCTGGTTCGGTAAACTAATGGGTGAAGAACCGGATCTAGATCCAGGCATCAACAAGGACTTCTTTGAGAATAACATACTGCAGTTGGATCCGCATCTGCTCACCGAGAGCGGCATCAAGTGCTTTGAGCGCTTCTTCAAGGCCGTCAACTCTAAGGAGGATAAACTAAAGGCCATCCATCGTGGCTATATACTCGACAATGAGGATCTCATTGGTAAGGATTATTTGTGGCGTGTGATTACCACGGGTGGCGAAGAGATTGCCAACAAGGCCATCGATCTGCTGAAGGAGGTTTCAACGGCATTGGGGCCACGACTGCAAGAGCACATCACAGAGTTCCACGAGATCTTCATTGGCGAATGCTGCGCTCGGCTGCGTGCTCACTACAGCAACATACAGATATTGGGCAAAGCAATGCTGGAGGATGCCGATAATCAGGATACGAGCAACGACGAGTCGAAGGACACGAAGATGCGCTTCATTGAGGCGGAGAAGATGTGCCGCATCATCAAGGTGTTGCAGGAGTACATCAAAGAGTGCGATCGTTCGTTTAGCGGAGATCGCATCCATTTGCCACTCAGCCGCGTCACGCGTGGCAAGAATACTAGTCTCTATATACGTTTCCAAACACCCGGACGACCCATTGACGATATTGAAATTGTGACGCACAGCAACGAAACAATGGCGGCCTTCAAGCGCAACCTGTTGAAGCGCATCAAAGGCAACTCCACGtccaccaacaacatcaaagtGGATCTCTTCTATACGAATGGCGAGCTGATCGAAGTGTCCGATGAAATCAATCCACTGTATCAGTACACCATACGTGACAAAATGATATTGACAGCGAAGCTGACACAGGTGGGCATTGGCCTGGCCAGTAGTCCCGACTCCTCCAGCGATTCCAGCACCGGTTCGCCACCCAGACCCTGTCCAGATATGCAACGCGTCGAATCGGAGAGCACGCTGCCCGGCGTGATTATATCGCAGAACTATCAGTACACCGAGTTCTTCTTGAAGCTGCATCAGTTGGGCAGTGATCTGGAGCATGGACGACTGCGCGATAGTGCTAAAGTCTTGCTGCATCTGCTGCCCTGCGATCGCCACACAATGCGCATGCTGCAGTTGATGTGCCGAGTGCCCAAGTCCACAACCGGCGATGGACCCAAAGAGGAGGATGCATTGACCAGCAGCGGACAAAGCGCAAGCGATGCG CTGAATGCCGATGACTGCACTCCGGAACAAATGTTTCTGCATCCGTCGCCTGCTCAGGTGCTCTACAATCTGAGTGTGCTGCATGGACTGTTGATTCCCGCCCTGGATCCGCTGGGCGAATCGGCGCTGCAAGTGCAATCGGCCTGGATGCACTCGGGCTGCGCACATTTTGTGCTGGAACTGCTGACGAAGAACAACTTTTTGCCCAGCGCCGATATGCACACAAAACGCGCCTCGTTCCAATGCGTGCTGCGGCTGGCGAAGCTGTTTCTGTACATTGTGGGCAGCGTGTTGTCGCGAGTGGGCGATGAGCCCATGATCTGTGACTACGACAATGGTGCACGCTCCCAGGTGGACATACTTAAGCAGAACTTTTCGACAACGCCGAACAGTGCGCAGGGCACGTTGCGTGCCATTTCGGCTAAACTGGCTGAGATATTGGCCACCGAGATGCTCTCTGCTAGCCACGATGGTGAGCGATGTCGTGCGCTCTTCAGCTCTACGCTGCAATGGTCGTGTCCAGACATTAGCACTATTAAGGCTGTCGTACATCTGGCCTGGGCCTCATCATGTGGCAATCTACAGGCATTGGGCAGCAGCAATGATTTCGAGGATGATGCCATCATACCGGATGGCCAGGACTTTAGTGTGTGCAAGGAGGCACTCGAGGTGTTGACGATCTCGTTTATACTCAATCCCAGCGCCAACGAGGCGCTGAGCAACGATGCCAATTGGCCCAAATTTATTACCTCAATTGTGCTGAAGAATCCGCTGCGCCATGTGCGTCAAGTGGCATCTGAGCAGCTGTTCCTGGCCTCTACCTATTGTGCCGGCGATCGACGTCCCTTTGTCTACATGGTCAATCTGCTTGTGAGTGCACTGAAAACTCTGGTGCCCCAATACGAGGCAACTTGTGCGGAATTCTTCTCGGTGCTTTGTCGCACGCTCTCGTATGGCTGCATCTACAATTGGCCACTGCAGATTGGCGAGGGACTGCTAAGCGATGAGATCAATTGGCTGCGCAAGATACGCGAGAACGTCAAGGTAACTGGCGATACGCAGGTGCATGAGGAACTACTGGAGGGTCATCTATGTTTGGCCAAGGAGCTGATGTTCTTCCTCATGGCGGACTCGAAAGCGCAGCTCAATGAACTGATCCATGAGCTGATCGATGACTTTTTGTTTACGGCATCGCGAGAGTATCTGCATTTACGCAAGCACGGCAGCCTGCGCTTGGACACGGTGCCGCCGCCAGTGTGCCGCAGTCCCCATACAATTGCTGCCGCTTGTGATCTCCTTATTGCTTTGTGCCAGCACTGTGTTCCTAATATGAAGCTACTCACCAATACACTCATCGATTTCGTCTGCACGG ATACCGATCCGTTGCGCGAATGGGATTATCTGCCGCCGGTGGGCGCCAGGCCAACCAAAGGTTTCTGTGGCTTGAAAAATGCTGGTGCCACCTGCTACATGAACTCGGTGCTGCAACAGCTTTACATGGTGCCAGCCGTGCGCGTGGGCATTCTAAAGGCACATGGCGCAGCCACAAATGATAACGAGGACTTTAGCGGCGACTCGGACATGGGCAGCGGTGGCAGCCTTGGTCCATCGTTCTTTGCCGGACCCTCAACAATACCCTCACTCTCGTCAACATCTTCGACGGTAGCATCGTCTGATGATGGTGCGGATGTGCGTAAGAACTATCACGTCATCATATTGAAGCATGTGCAGGCCATATTTGCTCATCTGGGCCACAGTGCACTGCAGTTTTATGTGCCACGAGGCCTCTGGACGCACTTCAA ATTGCAAGGGGAACCGGTGAATCTGCGTGAGCAACAGGATGCCGTCGAGTTCTTTATGTCGCTGTTCGAGAGCTTAGACGAGGGACTGAAGGCACTCGGCTACACTCAGCTGATGAATGCAACGTTGGGCGGCTCGTTTAGCGATCAAAAGATATGCCAAGAGTGCCCACATCGCTACTCCAAAGAGGAACCATTTAGCGTATTTAGTGTTGATATTAGGAATCATAGCTCATTAACCGAATCTCTGGAGCAGTATGTCAAAGGAGAGCTGCTCGAGGGAGCTGATGCATACCATTGTGATAAATGTGATAAAAAA GTAGTTACCGTTAAGCGGCTATGTGTCAAGAAGCTGCCACCCGTGTTAGCCATACAATTGAAGCGCTTTGAATACGACTACGAGCGCGTCTGTGCGATTAAGtttaatgattattttgaatttcctCGTATCCTGGATATGGAGCCCTACACAG tttctgGCCTAGCTAAGCTAGAGGGTGAAGTTGTGGAAGTAGGTGATAATTGTCAAACAAGTgttgaaacaacaaaatatgaactGACCGGCATTGTAGTGCACAGCGGACAGGCATCCGGTGGCCACTACTTCAGCTACATAGTATCCAA AAATCCAACGAATGGCAAATGTCAGTGGTATAAGTTCGATGACGGCGAAGTAACTGAATGCAAAATGCACGAAGATGAAGAAATGAAGGCGCAATGCTTTGGCGGTGATTACATGGGCGAAATCTATGACAACAATCTGAAACGCATGCAGTATCGTCGCCAAAAGCGTTGGTGGAATGCCTACATGTTGTTTTACACGCGTTGTGATCAAAATCCCACACAGTTTGATGCCAGCGTTGAGCAATTGTCACTCACAGAAAGCCGAAATGTTGTGCTGCCACTACCAAAGCCAATTGAACGGAGCGTTAG aCATCAAAATATACGCTTTTTGCACTCGCGTAGCATTTTCTCAGTCGAGTTCTTCAATTTCATCAAGAAGCTGGTCAGCTGCAGTATTCCATCGACACGCAGTGATAAGATT ACACCCGCCGCTGAGGAGCTTTCGCTGCTGGGCGTGCAGTTGGCATCACAATTTCTGTTCCACACCGGATTTCGCACAAAGAAAACCTTGCGGGGTCCCGTCATCGAGTG GTACGACACGCTCTCACATCACATACGTTCCTCGTCGCTGGTACGCAAATGGTTTGCGAATCATGCACTGCTCTCGCCACCATCGCGCCTGGGCGAATATATACTGATGGCACCGTCACCAGAGGTGCGCACCGTGTTCGTCAAACTGGTTGTGTTCTTTTGTCACTTTGCCATCAACGATGAGCCGCTTGTCGGCTACGAGGGCAGCAATCTCTGCGAGCAGGTACTCATCAGCGTGCTGCGCCTGCTCAAATCTGAGGCTGCCGACTATGGCAAGCATTTACCGCACTATTTCAGTCTATTCAGCATGTACGTAGGCCTGGGCACACGGGAAAAACAACAGCTATTAAAG CTGAATGTGCCAGTGCAGTTTATGCAGGTGGCTATGGATGATGGGCCTGGGCCATCGATTAAGTATCAGTATCCGGAGTTCAGCAAGTTGCATCAAGTGGTGTCGCATTTGGTGCGCTGCAGCGATGTGAGCGAAAAGTGCGAGAACTCCAATGAAAATGCACGTCCATTGCCTAATCCATTCAGGGACTCGAACATCGCCCCAGACGACCTGACACCGCTGTCCAGCGAGTGCATGGACATTCTTTTCAACCGGACTGG CTATATTAAAAAGGTCATCGAGGATACGAACGTGGGCGATGAAGGGCTAAAACTGTTGCAGTATTGCAGTTGGGAGAATCCACACTTTTCGCGTGCGGTGCTTACAGAATTGCTGTGGCAATGCGGTTACGCCTACTGCCATGACATGCGCCATCATACCGATCTGTTGCTGAACATATTGCTGATTGAGGACTCGTGGCAACGTCATCGCATTCACAATGCACTTAACGGTGTCGCGGAGCAGCGTGAGGGATTGCTGGAGACGATACAGCGTGCCAAGACGCATTATCAGAAGCGCGCTTATCAGATAATCAAATGCTTGACGCATCTGTTCCACAAATCACCGATCGCCCTGCAAATGCTGCACACCATTCCAACAATCAGTCGCCACTGGAGCATTGCGGTTGAATGGCTGCAGGATGAGCTGGAACGTCAGCGTGGAATTGGCTGTCATTACAACTCGTACTCATGGTCCCCGCCGGCACAGAGCAATGATAACACCAACGGTTATATGCTCGAGCGTTCACTGTCCGCAAAGAACACTTTGTCCATGGCTTATGAACTGTGTCCGGAGGTGAGAGAGAAGACTACGACG GACCAGGAGGAAAATAATGAATCCGATTTGGAGTCTAACGATGACAAcaagcaagagcagcagcagcagacacgAGCAAAGCAGCCACCAGGCACAGAGGCTACGAGCaatgagcagcaacagcagcaacagcagcagcagcagactcAACCGCAAACAGAACAGCAGCCAGATAACAAAACGGTTAACTATACGGGCTTGACAACAATACCAACAATTGGCGGTTGGCCGAGTCCAGCTCCGACCTCGACACCCACATCGACCCCTGTGCCAGCTGTGACGTCGACCTCCATGGATGGCAATGGCATCCCACGTTTGTCACGTCAGTTGTTTGGTGCTTACACCTCAACCGGAGGCACTACGACTGCAAATGTGGCTCCGGCGagtggcagcggcagtggTGGGGGAAGCGGCAGCGGTGCAAACAGTGAGACGGAAAGTAGCGCTCAGGAAACTGGCAATGGCGGAGAATCCAACATAAACGGACTCACTAATAGTTTGGATCACATGAAAATTTCAATGGAAAAG GGCAGCCGCAATCGTATCAACCGAGGAGGTAAATTGCCACCGGCAGCGGAGCTGCTAATGCCGCCACTGCAACAACTacagtcacaacaacaacaacaacagcaaacgaaatcgcaacaactacaacaacaacaaccacagtcACATCAACAGAAACATCAACTACAGCTTCAGCTACAAcctaaacagcaacaacaactccagcagaagcaacaacaacaacaactacaacagcaacaacaacaacagcaacaacaacgtggtGATATTAGCAACAGTTCCACCAGCcgcttaatttga